One window of Panulirus ornatus isolate Po-2019 chromosome 13, ASM3632096v1, whole genome shotgun sequence genomic DNA carries:
- the LOC139752681 gene encoding sodium/mannose cotransporter SLC5A10-like, whose amino-acid sequence MEDLKSSELMLWDYLAIVIYFLLNLAVGAYSLCRPNRGTISGYFLAGRFMWWLPVGASLFASNIGSEHFIGMAGSGAAGGIGVGAFNFNSIVLLQLMAWVFLPVFIASGVCTVPEYMSKRFGGQRIQTYLALLSLVLYIFTKISVDLYSGALFINQALHWNIYGSMLALLVMTALFTTTGGLAAVIYTDTLQFFIMISGSLVVMFKAFQAVGGYEALQYRYMQAVPNMTYENTSCGVPRADAWIMLRDPVNSDLPWPAFLLGQTPASIWYWCADQMMIQRALAAKSLSHAKGATVFAAYIKILPFFFIILPGMISRALFPGDVACVLPEECMRACGSRYSCYNSAYPRLVVGIMPPGLKGFVLAVMLAALVSDLTSIFNSASTMFTLDLWPRLRPRAKTRELLIVGKVFIVLLVAVSIAWVPIIEAIQGGQLFIYIQKIGAYLSPPIAGVYALAVLWRRTNEQGAFWALMAGLFVGVIRMVLDFSYPPPACWEDEYRPLVVQLNFMYFAVLLFWLTVLTAVVVSLVTQPPESYKLIRTTYWSRFDVREREDERDTKSHGDIRLDTLMQNVSPRENGVGEETRAESEENSCLRCTKKSLSWLCGLETASQTSSPKTKEEHLSGMASLDEDPRTKMILRINLVLVVAVGIGLFAYFTVDPFPEGFDPRNYTARASG is encoded by the exons TCGCTGTGTCGACCCAACAGAGGGACCATCTCGGGCTACTTTCTGGCTGGACGCTTCATGTGGTGGCTCCCG GTGGGCGCGTCGCTTTTCGCCAGCAACATCGGGTCTGAGCACTTCATTGGCATGGCTGGGTCGGGGGCGGCTGGCGGCATCGGTGTGGGTGCCTTCAACTTTAAC TCGATCGTCCTGCTGCAGCTGATGGCGTGGGTCTTCCTCCCGGTGTTCATTGCCAGCGGG GTTTGCACCGTGCCGGAGTACATGAGCAAGAGGTTCGGAGGGCAGCGTATACAGACGTACCTGGCGCTGCTGTCTCTCGTTCTCTACATCTTTACCAAGATCTCG GTAGACCTGTACTCGGGCGCTCTCTTCATCAACCAGGCTCTCCACTGGAACATCTACGGCTCTATGCTGGCCTTACTTGTGATGACTGCTCTCTTCACCACGACGGGGGGCCTGGCCGCCGTCATTTACACCGATACGCTGCAGTTTTTCATCATGATTAGCGGCTCCCTcgtcgtcatgttcaaag CCTTCCAGGCAGTGGGTGGTTACGAAGCCCTGCAGTACAGGTACATGCAAGCTGTTCCCAACATGACGTATGAGAACACCTCCTGTGGGGTGCCACGGGCCGACGCCTGGATCATGCTCAGAGATCCAGTCAACTCCGACCTTCCCTGGCCAGCCTTTCTGCTGGGTCAGACACCTGCCTCTATCTGGTACTGGTGTGCCGATCAG ATGATGATCCAGCGAGCATTAGCAGCCAAGTCCCTGTCCCATGCCAAAGGTGCGACAGTGTTTGCCGCCTACATCAAGATCTTGCCGTTCTTCTTCATTATCCTGCCTGGCATGATCTCCCGGGCTCTTTTCCCAGGGGATGTTGCTTGTGTGCTGCCTGAGGAGTGCATGCGTGCTTGTGGTTCCAGGTACTCGTGTTACAACTCAGCCTACCCCCGCCTGGTGGTGGGTATCATGCCTCCCGGACTCAAGGGCTTCGTGCTGGCGGTGATGCTCGCCGCGCTAGTCAGCGATCTCACCTCCATCTTCAATTCTGCCTCGACCATGTTCACCTTGGACCTGTGGCCTCGCTTACGCCCCAGAGCCAAGACCCGCGAGCTGCTGATCGTAGGCAAAGTGTTCATCGTGCTCCTGGTTGCCGTGTCTATAGCGTGGGTGCCCATTATCGAGGCGATCCAAGGTGGACAACTGTTCATCTACATTCAGAAGATTGGGGCTTACCTGTCACCGCCCATCGCAGGAGTGTACGCCCTGGCTGTCCTCTGGCGGCGGACGAACGAGCAGGGGGCATTCTGGGCACTGATGGCGGGTCTGTTCGTCGGGGTCATACGGATGGTCCTCGACTTCTCCTACCCACCTCCGGCCTGTTGGGAGGACGAGTACCGACCTCTCGTTGTTCAGCTGAATTTCATGTACTTCGCTGTGTTGCTGTTCTGGCTCACTGTCCTCACTGCTGTGGTCGTCTCGCTCGTCACCCAACCCCCCGAGAGCTACAAG CTGATCCGAACGACTTACTGGAGCCGCTTTGATGTAAGAGAACGGGAAGATGAGAGGGATACGAAGAGTCACGGGGATATCCGGCTCGACACACTCATGCAAAATGTTTCTCCCCGAG AGAATGGCGTGGGAGAAGAAACCAGGGCGGAAAGTGAAGAAAACAGCTGCTTGCGGTGTACGAAGAAGTCCCTCTCGTGGCTGTGTGGCCTGGAGACGGCCTCCCAGACCTCATCGCCAAAGACCAAGGAGGAACACCTCTCCGGCATGGCCTCCTTGGATGAAGATCCTCGAACCAAGATGATCCTTCGCATCAACCTGGTCTTGGTGGTAGCCGTGGGCATCGGCCTCTTTGCTTACTTCACCGTCGACCCCTTCCCCGAGGGTTTCGACCCCAGGAACTACACCGCCAGGGCGAGTGGATAG